Genomic DNA from bacterium:
AAACGTCGCGCGGCTCGCATCCGCCGTCGTTGCCAACGGCTCGTCGAACACCGACTGCTGACGGATTTCTGGAACGACGAACGGAGGGCGGCGTTGGAATCCGGCATTCGCGACTTGAAATCCCCCTATGAGATCAGCAGTGAATTACTGAAGCGGGACGACTAATCGTCCGTATCAAGCGTTCTTCTTTGAGTGCTTGAGGGGCGAATCGGTTCCTGAGCGAAGAGCATTCCGCAGGCCGCGCTGTTCTCGACGCCGCGACTTTCTCGCAGCGTGCAGCGAATCCCTTCCTGCCTGAGCCAATCCAGGAACCGGGCAATCGCATTATCGGAAGAGGGCTGCAAGTCGCTCCCCGTCGGATGCAGTCGAATTAGATTCACTTTGACGGGAATATTGCGCAGCAGTGTTTTCAGGTTCGTAGCGTCTTCGCGTCGGTCGTTGAGACCCGCGATCATGATATACTCGAATGTCACGTGATAGCGAGTGACGTGAGCGAGCCGCCGTAGCGACTTCATCAGATCGTCCAGCGGATAGGCTCTCGCGACCGGCATGATGCTCGCGCGTCGTTCGTCGGTGGTGGCATGAAGAGAAATGGCGAGCTTGGCGGGCGGATCATCGCTGCACCACCTCTCGATCATCGGAGTGATTCCAACGGTTGAGACCGTGATCCGCGAGCGGGAGATGGCGATCCCTTTGGGATCCGACAACAGGTGAAGCGCTTTCACGACGTTGTCGTAGTTGTGCAAGGGTTCGCCCATTCCCATGAGCACCACGTTGGTGAGTCGCGCGCCGGTCAGTCGTTCCACCTCGATGACCTGATCCACGATTTCGCCCGCCGTGAGATTGCGATAGAATCCCATCTTGCCCGTCGCGCAAAAAGCGCAACCTAGCGCACAACCGACCTGGCTGGATATGCAAACCGTGTTGCCGGGGCTGTCGGGCAGATACACCGACTCGATCCGCAGCCCGTCGCTCATTTCGAGAAGCAATTTCCTCGCGCCGTCGGGAGCGGTAGTATCCCGCACTAGTGAGAGGCGGTCCAGTGAGGCGGCGGCATCAAGTCTCCGGCGCAACGGCTCGGGCAGATCGGTCATTTCCTCAAATGACCTTGCCCGCCTCCCGTAGATCCAGAGATAGAGCTGCCGACCCCGGTAGGACGGCTCGCCCAGCGCCACAGCGAAACTTTCCAGTTCGGCGCGAGTTAAACCCAGTAAGGATGTTTTCGTCGAAGTCATAGTCGGATCGGGGTGGCATAGACAAGCCACCCGTATAATATACCAACACCTCGGCAATCGTGCAACCGTTGTGAAAAGGAGAAGGAATGGCAGCAGGTGGCGATCTGGAAGCCTTGAAAGCGCTGCGGGATTCGCGGGACGCTATGCGCAGGGAGATCGGAAAGGTTATTATCGGTCAGGAGCAGGTTATTGGCGAACTTCTGATTTCGCTCTTGGCTCGCGG
This window encodes:
- the rlmN gene encoding 23S rRNA (adenine(2503)-C(2))-methyltransferase RlmN translates to MTSTKTSLLGLTRAELESFAVALGEPSYRGRQLYLWIYGRRARSFEEMTDLPEPLRRRLDAAASLDRLSLVRDTTAPDGARKLLLEMSDGLRIESVYLPDSPGNTVCISSQVGCALGCAFCATGKMGFYRNLTAGEIVDQVIEVERLTGARLTNVVLMGMGEPLHNYDNVVKALHLLSDPKGIAISRSRITVSTVGITPMIERWCSDDPPAKLAISLHATTDERRASIMPVARAYPLDDLMKSLRRLAHVTRYHVTFEYIMIAGLNDRREDATNLKTLLRNIPVKVNLIRLHPTGSDLQPSSDNAIARFLDWLRQEGIRCTLRESRGVENSAACGMLFAQEPIRPSSTQRRTLDTDD